TTTGGGCGTACAAAAGGGCAACTGGTCTTATTTTTAACGTTAAAAACATGTGTGGACGTTGGCAAAGCGGCTCGGATTCTACCCTGCTTTTGAAAGCTTGTCATTCGATAGGGTCTCATTAGGTTGCCATGAGGGCTCCCGTCTTTTTGCAGCAAGTATGAATGTAAAAAAGGGCATGATCTTTTATAGTCGAGTAGTAGTGTTAGTTGAATAAAACCAGATGTATGATGTGGGTTGGTGATCTAATTGCGATTTAACTTCACGGTTTCTTGGTGGCAGACTTGGTTTTTTACCGACTCCGATGACGAAGAATACAGCGAGAAAACTCACAATCATTTGATTAATACTGGGTGCTCGGCTTCCCACAATCGGTAAATATATTTGCAATTCGTCTTGCGTattaattacaatttttaaaattaattctttttcttctttgtacaGGATGGCATTGTGTTGCAAGATGGCCGTTGAGTTTGACACCTTCCTCGAGAGCAACAAACGGTAAAATGTCATTGGTTGACTGTAAATTCtcggttgtttttatttcttgtcgTGTCCGACGGCAAGAGGCTTGTAATTATCACAAGGATAGAGGGTCATCTTAACTGGTTTTTGTTCGTCGTGACTGTTTCATCTCCCTTCCCCCaaaaagaacttgaaaaaagaaagagaaaactctCTGGGGCAGTTTCttatctttatcttttttaccttttgaaaatggctggtttCTCATTAGAAATAATTGGTGCCGCCACAAAGATAATAATACATTAACCTTCTTGGTTATATGATCGCGTGTGTATCAAAACGCACCTTCAAAAATCTTCAACTAAGGAACTTGATTCGTCTCCTGAAATTACTTTAGTCCTACCATCCGGAATGTCTGGTCACGGAGAACACAACATCCATCGTGACTGTCATCTTGGAGAATTGTGCCTTCGGAGCTCAATTTTTCcctctgtttcttttctttatttttctttttatctgaTATGAACTGCGTAGCGTGTTTTCATAttctaagtttttttttccttttattttgtagaTGGTTTTGTCATTTTGACGACGACAACTACGTCAACGTACCCCAATTGGTTCGCATGCTACAAAAGCACGATTGGACAGATGATTGGTACCTCGGCAAACCAAGTATTAAAGCCCCACTGGAAATTTTGGACCGCGAACACATGCCGGTaatgaattctttttattttattattatgctgATCTCTCGCAATGGAAGATTTTAAACAACTTTAAAGTAACTCGTGGTACTGATTGAGAATTTCTTGTAAAGTATTGTTAAAAACGAActttttttcacgaaagtGTAGCTGTAGACGAGAACATGTTTTGCCCTATCCATTCTGCAAAAAGATTAGACGAAAAAAGATAGttatgtattaaaaaaaaaggtaactaTGTCGAGCTTCAAGGCGACAGGTGCACTGTAATTCAGCAGAACCGGCTAGTGGTATTTCGGTTCCCtcatcttctttgtttttttgtgttttttaatgaTGTACCCATTGTTATATTCTCGAGCTCGAgatggtattttttttctcttgtgagCTAAAGCTTCTGTGCGTGACACACTTGTTTGTTGAATGAGGGCCCTCCGGCTCTACACCTGAATGGATTCTTGATTCCCTCGTAGTCTTCTGTTCATTTAGTACGCTGGAATCCCTTGTCCGCCGCTATCTGGAAACTCTCTTTGTTCTCCCCTCCGTTCCTAACGTTAGCCTTCTTGCTTGCCAGCTGTTGTTGCCCTTTCAACCTCTTAAAGCTGTTGGCGGCCTCAGGACACTACCCTTTAGCGATCCGCAGGAGACccacataaatttttttatctcgtGCCTTGGTGCCCTCAGCACGAGTTGATTTCATACGAAATGTGTTCACGATGGGGTATTTAATAAGCAATTGAAGAATATGTTTTAGTCGAAAAATCTATTTAACTTAATGAAACATTAgggatgttttctttttctttttcagcaaaaGATTTCCTTTTGGTTCGCTACAGGAGGAGCTGGATTCTGTTTAAGTCGTTCACTAGgcttgaaaatgaaaccgCTTGCCAGGTATATAGAGCTAGTTTTCGATTGCGTTAATCATTACAAAACGATAAGTATAATACATGATGTTTATTTACAATTTACAGTGGAGGGAAGTTCATCAGTATTGGGGATAAAATTCGGCTGCCGGATGATGTGACTATGGTAAATCCGATTACTTCACATTTGTCGTCTAGATGTCTCGTAATATTTTTGTGAGTTTAGGGCTACATTGTTGAGCATCTTCTCAGCAAACAACTTACGGTGGTAGAAGAATTCCATTCACATTTGGAACCAATGAAATTTCTTAAACAATCGCAACTTGCAGAACAAgtaagtttgttttctttgcaaaCTTATTGTATGGGCACGTCGTTTTttaaaccgtttttttttacaacaaaatatttagatCACCTTCAGTTACTCGCATTACGGGCCCGAAATGAATGTACTTAGTTTGAATGGTTTCAACAATCAAATCGACCCGTATAGGTTTTTATCCTTGCACTGTCATTTGTATCCAAACTTCAGCTTCTGCCCTCGGTAGGCTTAAGAAATTTTTCTACATAATTTAAGCTGTGATATCGTTTTTGAGTTGCAAAACATTggtttgtattttaaaatttgtgcATACATTTTTTATGGTGTCTTGTGTTTACGCTGTACAGTTAGCGGTCCGTTTAAGTAGCTAGTTTTGGAATCAAGCATATAGAAcggcttctttttctgttaaTTGATCTTGACGAAAGTACGTGAATACATGTATTTCTGCTTTACCATTCACGGCTTTGTCATCTATACCATCTATATTTTGCGTGCGCATCATTTCTAAAACACTCGTGGTAATCAACTTAATGAAAAACACTTGTAAAGGGTTGGACGAACTTTGAATTTGGCCGTTTTCGCCATCTGCTAAGAGTATCGCCATCTTGTAGTCGACAAAAAAACGATAACGAGAATCCACCTGTCAGCAGCGGCAAGAGGCGTGGTACCCGGATTAGATGTGCTACATACTAGAACCAACGAAgtgttaaaaatacattaacaaaaataatgaTTGGTTGTACATTGTTCTTGTTAGAAGAAtcttaacttttttctttaagtagAATCAGCAAACGACAAAATCTTGCACGTCTTGTTCGTGTTAAAGCTATTAACTGTGGAGAGGTCTCCCGCGGAGCTCCCCCCGAAGCACGGCACCCAAATAAGCCTATGAAATTCTAGTCTCAACAAATAGTAAAGATACAGTCACCTGCATAAACATCATGGCAACTCGGGCGAGACCAAGGAAAGATTCAGATGCTGACAGTGTTGGTAGTGCAGCAAGTGAACCTGTGATAACTAGGAGTCGCTCGACTACCCCATTCACTTTGAGATCACAATGTACACGCCATGGGAGTGAATGCCCAGAAGGTCATGGTATGAACTTTAGAAATCGCCTAAAATTTTCTCCCAGAAGCAACAGCAAAAAATCACCAAGGAAAAATGTTATTGGAACCCATGGAAGTATAATAAAAAATCTTGCCCGTAATCTTGAAGCACAGCATCCGTTGGGCCATCCAGATTATCCTGTTTCATCGAAAACTTCATCTAGAGAAAAACTTAGGAATCATACCAGTGATTACTCAAgcgcagaagaagaagaagccagGAGAAAAGATGACCTTTGTACTACCTCTTCCACCTTTGCCTCCACTCCTCCACCTATAAATTTGAAGACTACCCCACTTAAGAGGTAAAATCCAGAATCTATGCTTTCCATTTTGAGGTGTGTTCTATCTAGTtagattattttctttaattaatcTTAGTAGAAACTATTTCGCATATCCACAACTATGAAATGATTTGCTTCTACACTAGGTTATTAGATAATATAAGATAAGATATAAGATTATATAAGATGTTTCTAAGCAGCGGCAATCCAGCAAATATTTCTGACGTActcaacaaaaataaaaaaatctagtCAAATTGCCCCTATGTTGGCACCGTCACTTCAGTACTGGTGCGGCGCCTCACTTGACGTGTATCTCATATTTTAAAACCCTTAGTCGCCTCAGTTTTATCCCGCGAATCGTGCAACAGTGAACTGAGTGTTCTACCATGCTTAGCCCAGGGTAATGATATTGTATGCGAACGATTAAGTAACAAAGTTAGTTACATTACAATTCGACACAAGTACAGagtctttatttcttttagtttccTAATTCTAATTCATTTATGAACTAACAATCTTGGCACAACAACGTGTATTCATAGATATGTTTATCCTTTTGATATTTGTGCGTTTTTTCTCTGGCATACATTTCTTTATAAGCTTGAATGTTTAAGGTTGCTACCACTAACGAACAATCCACCTGCATTcggttttttttagaaagccACATTGTGCGCAAAAACCAGCTTAACGAACATTTAGTACAGtacttctttttatgtttgctCATTCAAAGTTTCGTCTGCTAATTTTCAAACTTCGTATTTCTTCGAATTCAGTCATTGTATTGAAGAAACGCACAATTTCCTTCGAATTATTTTacactttaaaattttttggaaCCCTATAGTTTGATAAGATTTGCGTAGATCCTAGGGTCATTTTGTAGCTAAAGGTAACGTGAAATAGACATCTTATGGGTTTATAGCGCTAGAAATCAATCTAAACTCGTTCAATGattcatttatttgtttaaattacCACAGGTCTGCTGAAAAGACAGATTACACATATGCTAAAAGTTACAGCTATAGGACTAAAGTAACTCCAGAACGAGTAATCTGTATGCCAAACATGACACGGCGTTCAATTGAAAGATGCCATGGTGTTGGTTTCTCTTCACCAGAGTTAAGATTTGGCTCAGTTGGGAAGTCTGCAGGTATAGGAAATGTGAATATTGTTGCACTTCAAAaatgctttatttttttttttgccttattttttttccaaacagaTATAAACACCAACTACGCAAATGGTCATGAATCTGACCTTGAATTAGATGACAAAGAACCATACCAGCTGAAGACTCCTCCCAGAACTTATAGCTCAGCAGCCTACTGCttttcaagtaaaaattttaatcattgttcaagcaataaaaacagttaacaaacatacatttttttttcaaggtgtTGCCTATTCTAAAATGAGAGGAATGATGTTCAGCCTTGCATGGTGGATTTATCTCATCACCTGCTACTCTTTATTGCTTGATACTTGTGTTCTTCAAAGTCGAGGAATAACCAAATTACGAGATTTTTGCAGGCAACGAATCAAGATAAATCGAAATCTGCTGAtgcttttcctctttttgccGCTCTGCTTCTTTGCAGGTTGggtcattcttttatttttatgtttttaattgttttatctTCAGTCGATTATACTTCCATTTATTAACTAATGCCGATGCCAATTTTTACCATTTAATCAGGTGGATTGTTGTATTCTGCTTTGCATGTCTTCAATTTCCGCACAGAAGATAAGCCTCCTAATACTAAAGTTAATCCATTACCATCGCAAGAATCGTTTCCTCCCTCATCCACATATTCCAACCTTTTGTTGGATTCACCGTCATCTTCAAACCTTTTTCCGCCATCGTCTTTAAACCCCTCATCAGATTCGTCTGCAACTTCAAACCACTTTTCATCATCCCTCAATCCTTTAGTAGATATATCTTCCCCGTCTGTCAGTTCTATAGTAGAATTACCACCATCGACCACAAGTCCCATTACGGCTCCACTTCATCTAGTTGATGATCCAGTATTACAAAACATAAAGAATGAATGGAAGTTAACCAAGGATGCCCTGCTAACTCTAAAGCAAAAGATCAATAACTATGATGGAAAGATGTCAGACGTGGTGACGCAAGTTGGTTTATTTCAGGTAATTTTGATTTAGCTTCTTTTCATTAACcgtatttgatgttttttttttatctgaatgaaaacacaaaacaaaacagaagcAGTTGGTTTCTCTTTCCGCGACTCAGGTTAGAGATCACGCAGCTTCTTCTGAAATCCTCGAGGGCCTTGTTGACGCTAAATTGACTAATTTGATAACATCCTTATCTGAAAAAAATCGACTAGATGTGGACAAGATTGCCGCTACTGTTTCTCTGTTAAATAAAGCACTAGAAGAggtaaaagaattgaaagaatGGAAACGCGCCgcggaagaaaaacatggtattttatgttatttttctagtttttttttttgtatcttttgCTAAATTATTGGCTGTTTTTCTGGTCCAATTAGAAAAATGGGATAGTGATCTTTCAGAGCTGCAGCATCGTATGAATGGAATAGGGTCGCTTTCATCGCAAATGGGAATCGGTGTTGAGGAAGCTATAAAACGATGGGAACTTAATTCGAAGCCTGCCTTGATCCAAAAGATTAAAGAAGAACTATTAAACGAAATTGGTCTCCaaataaaacttttaaatGATGATTCTGGACAAGGACTTGGCAAAGACGAAGTTGAGCAGTTGATCCATTCTGCGCTGGGTGTTTACGATTCCGATAAAACTGGGTTAGCAGATTACGCTCTTGAACCAGCTGGTAAGTCTATGCAGAAAAGCGATAAGACTGTTTACTTGCATCAACTATAAATTTAACGTAATCTTGccatctaaaattttttattttgaataggGGGTGTGGTACTCAGTACACGTTGCACTGAAACATACAACTCTCACCGACCCCGTCTTTCGATTTGGGGATTTTCATTATGGAGTGAACCTAATAATCCAAGAGTAGTGATTCAACCGGGAATTGTCCCAGGTCAATGCTGGTCCTTCCGTGGTTTTGACGGGTATCTAGTGATCCAGCTTTCCAGGAAAATTATTCCTACGGCTTTCACGCTAGAACACATACCAAGAAGTTTGGCGCCAGATGGCCAAATTGATTCAGCGCCACGAAACTTCACCGTTTATGTAATGAATAGTTACTAATCCataacaaatttcttttccaatccTCATTTTTCATATATTCTTTCAGGGCCTTACAAAGGAAGTGGACATAGCCGGCGTGGAACTTGGTCATTACACTTACGACAATTTGGGTACGCCGCTGCAAAGCTTCCAAGTGCAGGTACATGTTCCGTATGCCATACTTGTTGCAGGAGGAAAACTAATCCTTTTTTACTTGTAGGCGCGCAGTTCCGAAGCTTTCTCCATTGTTGAACTACGGATTCATTCGAATTATGGGAATTTGAATTATACGTGCCTTTATAGGTTTCGTGTTCATGGCCAAGTAGCCTAGCTCGATTCAGCTCAACTGATACGGGACATCTCATCTCTGCTATACTATTTCAAACTTATGAAAAAATTGTATAAATATTTCCGTTTCATGTTCTGTTGCTATCGATAAGTAGAAGTTCCGGTTGTAAGGCAAAATGCGTTTCGGAACACTAGTCTTTCAATAATATTAATTACAGGGATAGAGATGGTACcgaaaaaatgtgttttgaaTGGTTTAAGAAATTAACGAGCCCCACGTATGTTGGTTTTGCCTGTGCTAACATAGCTTCTCAACGTCTTGTAGTAATGTGTATTTAACGTTCTGATAGGAAATTTCAATGTACTAAtctacaataaaaaaattaacatatTAATTGGAAATTTATTTCATGCCACATCCTCAGATTCAAGCGGTCACCACATATTGCTTAGCGagcaaatcaaaatatttttctttggcctGGAATTCTACGGCGAATGGATGTTCAGGCGCAGTATCAATCAGTTGGCTTAGATAGCGGTTGCAGACTTCAGGGGTCTTGCCAGAAAGTTGGCTAAGTACAACAAGATTCACTAGTGTATCTGTGTTATTGGAATCCTTCTCAAGGGCATCCTGAAGTGCAGATTCTGCTTCTTCATATTTGCTTTGTCCAATAAAGCAAGCAGCCTGTCCATTCAACAATAATGCAGTAGGTGTATTTTTGTCTGCAAGCTCTTGAAATGTATAATAGGCTTCTTGCAGTTTTTCTCCTCCCTATTCAAAGAAGCAAATAATGAATTAGCATGTTGGTGAAAAAGCAAAGCCAGCAATGTTTTTGTACCACAAGAAGGTTGACCCAAGCAGAAGCAAGCTGTGTTAAAATTGCATCATCATCAATCTCTTGCATTgttttcagttcttttttggCTAGGTCTACACGATCCATTTTTAACTGTGTTTGAAGCATAAGTGCACGACTGTAAGAAAGTAAAGAATTTCACACACTTAAACAATGACATACAAAATAGCTTTGATACCATTCTAAATTATCTGACTGATGCAGGACTTTAAGAGCAGTTTCATAGCTACCCTCATTGTAGTATATAGTTGCTGCAACAAGGAGAAAGACATGGTTATTAACATCTATATTCCCAGATACTTGTTGATCAAGTTTGAGAACTATTGattccctgaaaaaaaaaatgttatattaACTACAAGTTTAGATTTTGGTCCAATAGAGATTTGTAGTTTACCTCTTACTAGACTGAGATAAATACTCTGCAAGTTGTTTTAATGGTTGAAGCTCTGGTGGTGAAGCCCCATGAATTTCATTAAGGACAACTCCATATTTCTTCAGAGCAATATAAGCTCGATAAACAAAGATATCACGTTCAAGCTTCTGAAGGGTATTGTTCAGCTAAAAcaagatatatatatacaattaGGTGAAGACTAACCCTAACTAAAACGTATTTACATGTTGCTTTTACCTTCAACTTCTGAGCTTCATTGATGGCCGATTGGTAGTTCCCAATATAAAATTGAGTTTTAACGTCAAACAATTCATCAGTCTCTCCTTGTTGTTCCGGCATTCTGCTGGATGAAAATTTAagttcgggaaaaaaaaaaagaactgatgtACAAAATTCTATAAACCTAACGTTGCGGTGTTCCTTTTGACGTGTCAGAATTCCAAACACCGTTGTCAAAATCCGTTCCAGGGTAAAATGCGGACGCGGAGTGTGGACCGGGAAAACTGCGGACATTTTAGTTGCAGATTCTTGCTTCCGCTGGACacttttgtttgaaaacaagCATATGGCAATCCCTTCCCGCCTTCCGATTCCGAAAaaactgttatttttttcactaaatcaatcgttttttaaatacatcgaatatttgaaaaagctagcgcgccagtacgctacatcGCAAAAAAGTGTCACTAAcagcactttgttttcttttattttcaaaacgacTAGGTTAAAGAGAAAACTaatagctgaatcgaaatcagcgttcaattttcattaaacTTTATgagtttcatcgaattccaagagatttggtttttggccgatttggACACAAGTGGGAAGGGtatctcactttttcatttttggcgaaattttaaatttggcttaaaatacatgacttcgattcagaattgaatgcttgtcatggaaataaaatttttttcaatgggctttaaagttttttaattaaacgtaaaaaacgaaaaaatgagaaaagtcggcttatttagtcgggcttaaaaattttctctgcaaaaactgaaactcatcagaatttgttgatatcacaggatatactcaaaatttaatactggttccgggaaaattgctatttcttttattatgttaatcgttttttaaatacaccgaatatttgatgcaATGCTAGTGCGCCAGTGCGCTACAGCGCTAGAGCGATGCAACAGAAATATTCCGTGAGTATATGCAgaaaattaactagaaatatgaccgttagatggcaatagcagtaaaacagaatcTTATTTACTTTTTGAGTGGGAGGGGGGTAGAACGGATTGCCAAATTTGAGTTTTGAATTGACACTcgtatatggcaatccgtatggcaatccgttttacataaaaaaaaaaaaaaaaaaaaaacaaaaaaaaaaaaaaaaaatcacacttttttctcttttttctacccgtagccatctaccagtcggtttcgttattacaggcatgtaagcaatttgagttaattgtatcccattagcagttaattgagtagcgtggctggagaaaaacgcgtggctggaggaacaattgaaaaatggataagataatacaacaaaaggatggtaagtataaacattattatattggttttcaattattaattattgtttattagatcaaattatgaagctgcaggcccaattattggaacaacacaaaatattagataacagcaatgctaaggatggtaaggcctaatacataatgattctatttatttgcttttattcatttgtgttttgtagctcaaattttgagtctacaagctcaggtaggggaaaagaacaaattggaacggaacagtttccaaacagtgaaggaggtttttccaaactcatccctaactgaacatgaggattaaattggcattaggtgaacacagtcaggtacctaaacttttcaaataagaattcaaaataagtatagaattttaacaaacaattatttattgtttagttattcagtctaccacctgacagtgtgttaaagttaaattctgttagtgctgcactaaaagaattgttagtaataagtccatgcagcgaaggaagtgaacaattgtgggaccgtattcgggctgaaaatgggtgtggtatggaaacccagaaatagcacgagttcaacataaaacatgaattaggtacttttcggttttttgtctatcaaaagagtatttttaatgctattattttgcattcacagaattttagtgggggatcaagtaaagtctggaagtgttacaggatggaagagtgagcctacagttgaaaaacactgaaagtgcattaccattaaggtatgaggtaaagtaatagagtatgcaaattgtctaatgagaagtaccatcttgtgtgaatgaatcctgtgtaacaacaatcctttatagttctctcatagctagaagcctcaaataattctgcttctcttgctaaagaacaacttgtcctttacgttcagagtgttggtgaagctgggtacttaaatggccctaaagatgtttcatttcgttggcattgcagcgatgaacatcatacatggactttttaggtatgaaaggaattttcttgaaaattttttgaatttctgacaaagcatttcttctgctttttgccaaccatgtctaatctaaaaaaaaaaaatttatccaataggaaaggattttcagcatactgggaacacaactatcaacaatgcaacattctaggggtgctattttatcattcaagagccttatacaatgattttcatctgcaatttgtatggcctttcccaagcttctgccagaagttgaatctataagtcatgtaagtcacatgagcaacaattgagatgcttaatggtgttgtttttcttttctcagcataggttaatagtaacattggatctgaaaagattcttggttggggcaagacactgaataaattgtattgattcgatggatgacatgacatttctatacttaattcggattccccagacggtatttgatatttaaaaaattgaagtgcatatctgggctcccttcctttccgtagccccgtttccccttgactcgtaataagcccgtagggggtcatgcccctactgtacggtatatataaaaacaacatataccgaggtttggagggctctggccggaaaggggacgtgggggtccgcgtagtccgatgatgtgttcacggagggcgacgtggctacccacaaatccgaactaaaggttaatcgctcctgtaaaaatgttccaaatcttcagctcttcttccggcttctcttagccaatcaccgggtaatctccccggtgggtcaacaaggcagtgtctccccctgcctgggttgacggcaacttttgaaagggctattgtgcctttttaaagttgcaaaaataattgtaatgtgcagagaattgtcaataaaaatttttttataaaatattttatccaaaatttgtttcttacattgtctgtgttagccgtgttcacacattacatttatcaactttttttttttcttcgcattatttgtttttgtcacctttgatggtaagcatagtttccattggtttatcattTATATGTTagtattctattattatccaaggatcgaaccctggatgttcggcataccgcgccgatgctctaccaatgagccatgaatcatatgatgtcaagttggcttttttcttgtgggacttgcatttacacttagaataaaaaggaaatgcaattctgcaatatactcttctacatttattctacttcatttttacacatctactgaggtttgatcccagggtaacaggtatcgcaaatgaaggctctaccacagagctatgaaccttatgaaagaaatagaaagataaacatatagttgtgaaagactgcataaacatcctagacgataacatataatatgcgataataaaatatttagatatatctcgtggctcaatgttagagcatcggcgttgcacactgaatgtctggggatcggttcccatacgggTAAAACAAactacaaaattacttcaaaaaatatccagatattacatgttgttccttgaatctaagtggaaaaattcaaagagtgtaaaaaataataattgaatacttacagataaacgataaaccaatggaaacaatgcttaccatcaaaggtgccaaaaacaaataatgcgaagaaaaaaaaaaaagttgataaatgtaatgtgtgaacacggctaacacagacaatgtaagaaacaaattttggataaaatattttataaaaaaaattttattgacaattctctgcacattacaattatttttgcaactttaaaaaggcacaatagccctttcaaaagttgccgtcaacccaggcagggggagacactgccttgttgacccaccggggagattacccggtgattggctaagagaagccggaagaagagctgaagatttggaacatttttacaggagcgattaacctttagttcggatttgtgggtagccacgtcgccctccgtgaacacatcatcggactacgcggacccccacgtcccctttccggccagagccctccaaacctcggtatatgttgtttttatatataccgtacagtaggggcatgaccccctacgggcttattacgagtcaaggggaaacggggctacggaaaggaagggagcccagatatgcacttcaattttttaaatatcaaataccgtctggggaatccgaattaagtatagaaatgtcatgtcatccatcgaatcaatacaatttattcagtgtcttgccccaaccaagaatcttttcagatccaatgttactattaacctatgctgagaaaagaaaaacaacaccattaagcatctcaattgttgctcatgtgacttacatgacttatagattcaacttctggcagaagcttgggaaaggccatacaaattgcagatgaaaatcattgtataaggctcttgaatgataaaatagcacccctagaacgttgcattgttgatagt
The window above is part of the Daphnia carinata strain CSIRO-1 chromosome 7, CSIRO_AGI_Dcar_HiC_V3, whole genome shotgun sequence genome. Proteins encoded here:
- the LOC130688242 gene encoding sun domain-containing protein 1-like isoform X1, which translates into the protein MATRARPRKDSDADSVGSAASEPVITRSRSTTPFTLRSQCTRHGSECPEGHGMNFRNRLKFSPRSNSKKSPRKNVIGTHGSIIKNLARNLEAQHPLGHPDYPVSSKTSSREKLRNHTSDYSSAEEEEARRKDDLCTTSSTFASTPPPINLKTTPLKRSAEKTDYTYAKSYSYRTKVTPERVICMPNMTRRSIERCHGVGFSSPELRFGSVGKSADINTNYANGHESDLELDDKEPYQLKTPPRTYSSAAYCFSSVAYSKMRGMMFSLAWWIYLITCYSLLLDTCVLQSRGITKLRDFCRQRIKINRNLLMLFLFLPLCFFAGGLLYSALHVFNFRTEDKPPNTKVNPLPSQESFPPSSTYSNLLLDSPSSSNLFPPSSLNPSSDSSATSNHFSSSLNPLVDISSPSVSSIVELPPSTTSPITAPLHLVDDPVLQNIKNEWKLTKDALLTLKQKINNYDGKMSDVVTQVGLFQKQLVSLSATQVRDHAASSEILEGLVDAKLTNLITSLSEKNRLDVDKIAATVSLLNKALEEVKELKEWKRAAEEKHEKWDSDLSELQHRMNGIGSLSSQMGIGVEEAIKRWELNSKPALIQKIKEELLNEIGLQIKLLNDDSGQGLGKDEVEQLIHSALGVYDSDKTGLADYALEPAGGVVLSTRCTETYNSHRPRLSIWGFSLWSEPNNPRVVIQPGIVPGQCWSFRGFDGYLVIQLSRKIIPTAFTLEHIPRSLAPDGQIDSAPRNFTVYGLTKEVDIAGVELGHYTYDNLGTPLQSFQVQARSSEAFSIVELRIHSNYGNLNYTCLYRFRVHGQVA
- the LOC130688242 gene encoding uncharacterized protein LOC130688242 isoform X2 — its product is MATRARPRKDSDADSVGSAASEPVITRSRSTTPFTLRSQCTRHGSECPEGHGMNFRNRLKFSPRSNSKKSPRKNVIGTHGSIIKNLARNLEAQHPLGHPDYPVSSKTSSREKLRNHTSDYSSAEEEEARRKDDLCTTSSTFASTPPPINLKTTPLKRSAEKTDYTYAKSYSYRTKVTPERVICMPNMTRRSIERCHGVGFSSPELRFGSVGKSADINTNYANGHESDLELDDKEPYQLKTPPRTYSSAAYCFSSVAYSKMRGMMFSLAWWIYLITCYSLLLDTCVLQSRGITKLRDFCRQRIKINRNLLMLFLFLPLCFFAGGLLYSALHVFNFRTEDKPPNTKVNPLPSQESFPPSSTYSNLLLDSPSSSNLFPPSSLNPSSDSSATSNHFSSSLNPLVDISSPSVSSIVELPPSTTSPITAPLHLVDDPVLQNIKNEWKLTKDALLTLKQKINNYDGKMSDVVTQVGLFQLVSLSATQVRDHAASSEILEGLVDAKLTNLITSLSEKNRLDVDKIAATVSLLNKALEEVKELKEWKRAAEEKHEKWDSDLSELQHRMNGIGSLSSQMGIGVEEAIKRWELNSKPALIQKIKEELLNEIGLQIKLLNDDSGQGLGKDEVEQLIHSALGVYDSDKTGLADYALEPAGGVVLSTRCTETYNSHRPRLSIWGFSLWSEPNNPRVVIQPGIVPGQCWSFRGFDGYLVIQLSRKIIPTAFTLEHIPRSLAPDGQIDSAPRNFTVYGLTKEVDIAGVELGHYTYDNLGTPLQSFQVQARSSEAFSIVELRIHSNYGNLNYTCLYRFRVHGQVA